The proteins below come from a single Serratia fonticola genomic window:
- a CDS encoding ABC transporter permease, translating into MLAFTILIISTYLAFTSPEFLTLANIYDLINNYAMLTILACGFFIVLISGGIDISFPAMTIISQYVMVTFIVKFGGNFPVAFALAGGIGLLLGLINALLVNRLRVPSIIITISTLNIFYGLLLYLSRGVWLYTYPEWFEHGPMLFSFTAADGYDYGLSLPILTLLATIIVTALVMTRTSIGRQIYALGGNQEAASRMGFSIVKLQLFVYGYMGFLSGIAGVVQSYTVLTVAPDSLLGYELTVLAAVVLGGTSIVGGRGTLTGTLLGVILLAILQNGLNLLGISSYWHSVVIGLVIVISISVTAWGQRHKVGI; encoded by the coding sequence ATGTTGGCTTTTACCATATTGATTATTTCGACTTATCTTGCTTTCACCAGCCCAGAATTTCTGACGCTCGCCAATATTTATGATTTGATAAATAACTACGCCATGCTGACCATTTTGGCTTGTGGTTTTTTTATCGTTTTGATTTCTGGCGGCATTGACATTTCATTCCCGGCGATGACCATTATCTCGCAATATGTCATGGTGACATTCATTGTGAAGTTTGGTGGTAATTTCCCGGTGGCTTTCGCGTTGGCAGGAGGCATCGGCTTGTTGCTGGGGTTGATCAATGCGCTATTGGTTAATCGCCTGCGGGTGCCGTCCATCATTATTACCATTTCCACGCTGAATATCTTCTACGGGTTGCTGCTGTATCTCAGCCGGGGTGTCTGGCTGTATACCTATCCGGAATGGTTCGAACATGGGCCAATGCTGTTCTCCTTCACCGCCGCTGACGGCTATGACTATGGCCTTTCGCTGCCCATTTTGACCTTGCTGGCGACGATTATTGTCACTGCTTTGGTGATGACACGCACCAGCATTGGCCGGCAAATTTATGCGTTGGGCGGTAATCAGGAAGCGGCATCCCGTATGGGGTTCAGCATTGTAAAGCTGCAACTGTTTGTTTATGGCTATATGGGGTTTTTATCCGGTATCGCCGGTGTGGTGCAGTCCTATACCGTCTTGACGGTGGCACCGGACTCGTTGCTCGGTTATGAACTCACCGTGCTGGCGGCGGTGGTGTTGGGCGGAACCAGTATTGTCGGTGGGCGGGGAACCCTAACCGGCACTCTGCTCGGAGTGATCTTGCTGGCAATATTGCAAAATGGTTTGAATTTACTGGGTATTTCGTCTTACTGGCATAGCGTGGTGATCGGTCTGGTGATAGTCATCAGTATCAGTGTGACTGCCTGGGGCCAACGTCATAAGGTAGGGATATAA
- a CDS encoding sugar ABC transporter ATP-binding protein — protein MQPFITLENISKTFYGVKALNKVAMTLLPGEVHCLAGQNGCGKSTLIKIISGVYQPDRDAAIIIDGKTYSTLTPIESVRLGIQVIYQDLSLFPNLTVAENIAMNHYHHQMWVNKRQMRETAERVINSIDAHLNLDELVENLSIAQKQLVAICRALAQDARLIVMDEPTASLTRQEVNGLLRVVHELKSRNICVVFVSHRLSEVLEISDRITVLKDGQWVGTYPAAEVDNQRLAWLMTDMKFDFQVLPPYSEARPVVMAVEALSRGNEYQDISLALHPGEIVALVGLLGSGRTELCLSLFGLTKPESGSIRINDKPMRFASNRDAIAAGVGYVSEDRMSTGLIMEQSIRDNISATVLHRLKNAFHLMRAERVDTLVEDMVKHLSIKIGNSDLPVNTLSGGNAQRIAIAKWLATDPQILILDSPTVGVDIANKAGIYNIINALAARGIAVLMVCDEIDEAYFNSHRILVMRSGRLVQEFLPSNCSEAAIAEVVNG, from the coding sequence ATGCAGCCATTTATTACCCTGGAAAATATCAGTAAAACCTTCTATGGCGTCAAGGCGCTGAATAAGGTGGCTATGACCCTGTTGCCGGGTGAGGTACATTGCCTCGCTGGGCAGAACGGTTGTGGCAAATCAACACTGATCAAGATTATCTCCGGTGTTTACCAACCCGATAGAGATGCCGCCATTATTATTGATGGCAAAACCTATTCAACCCTGACCCCTATTGAGTCTGTCCGCCTGGGGATCCAGGTCATTTATCAGGATTTATCCTTATTCCCGAATCTGACCGTGGCTGAGAATATCGCCATGAACCATTATCACCATCAGATGTGGGTGAATAAACGTCAGATGCGGGAGACCGCCGAGCGCGTTATTAACAGCATTGATGCCCACCTTAATCTGGACGAATTGGTTGAGAATTTATCCATCGCCCAGAAACAATTAGTCGCTATCTGCCGTGCACTGGCACAAGATGCTCGCCTCATTGTGATGGATGAACCAACCGCGTCGCTGACACGGCAAGAAGTTAACGGCTTGCTACGGGTGGTGCATGAGCTGAAATCACGCAATATCTGCGTGGTATTTGTGAGCCACCGGTTGAGCGAAGTGCTGGAGATTTCAGACCGTATTACCGTCCTGAAAGATGGCCAGTGGGTTGGAACCTACCCCGCTGCTGAAGTGGATAATCAACGGCTGGCCTGGCTGATGACGGATATGAAATTTGATTTTCAGGTGCTACCGCCTTACAGCGAAGCACGCCCGGTCGTGATGGCAGTGGAAGCGCTTTCCCGCGGCAACGAATATCAGGATATCTCACTGGCTTTGCATCCTGGCGAAATTGTCGCTCTGGTTGGTTTGCTGGGGTCTGGCCGCACAGAGCTGTGCCTCAGTCTATTTGGTTTAACCAAACCCGAGTCGGGCAGCATTCGAATCAATGATAAGCCAATGCGGTTCGCCAGTAACCGCGATGCCATTGCCGCTGGTGTGGGCTATGTCTCGGAAGACAGAATGAGCACTGGGCTGATTATGGAGCAATCAATCCGCGACAATATCAGTGCCACGGTATTACACCGGCTTAAAAATGCCTTTCACCTGATGCGGGCCGAGCGAGTCGACACACTGGTCGAAGACATGGTGAAACATCTGTCGATCAAAATCGGTAATAGCGACCTGCCGGTCAATACGTTATCCGGTGGAAATGCCCAGCGTATTGCCATCGCCAAATGGCTGGCAACCGACCCGCAAATACTGATCCTCGACTCGCCGACCGTCGGGGTCGACATCGCCAACAAGGCAGGCATTTATAATATTATCAATGCATTGGCGGCGCGGGGGATTGCGGTATTAATGGTTTGTGATGAGATTGATGAAGCTTACTTTAACAGCCACCGTATTCTGGTTATGCGGTCCGGGCGGCTGGTGCAGGAGTTCTTGCCGAGTAACTGCAGCGAAGCTGCCATTGCGGAGGTAGTCAATGGCTAA
- a CDS encoding autoinducer 2 ABC transporter substrate-binding protein — MLVGSGGALAQEVEVVNISKIAGMPWFNRMGEGVERAGKDLGIKAYQVGPSSTDAPQQVKIIEDLIAKKVSAISIVPNDADVLEPVFKKARDAGIVVLTNESPGQPSANWDIEIIDNAKFAADNVEEMAKAMGGKGGYVIYVGSLTVPQHNLWADLFVKYQKEHYPEMFEVTSRMPVAESIDDSRRTTLDLMKAHSDLKGIVAFGSQGPIGAGRAVKEKRAKNNVHVFGMMIPSQAASLIKSGDIAMGVTYDPGSAGYALTAVADKVLKGEKIETGMEIPGVGKAEVDQDKHLIQFHNVLRVTKDNVDSLY, encoded by the coding sequence ATGCTGGTGGGCTCGGGCGGTGCATTGGCGCAAGAAGTGGAAGTCGTCAATATTTCGAAAATCGCCGGAATGCCCTGGTTCAACCGCATGGGTGAAGGTGTGGAACGTGCCGGTAAAGACCTGGGTATCAAAGCCTACCAAGTTGGCCCATCCAGTACCGACGCCCCACAACAGGTTAAAATTATTGAAGATTTGATCGCCAAGAAAGTCAGTGCCATCAGTATCGTGCCGAACGATGCCGATGTGCTGGAACCCGTATTCAAGAAAGCGCGTGACGCCGGTATTGTGGTATTAACCAATGAATCACCAGGGCAGCCTAGCGCTAACTGGGATATTGAAATCATCGATAACGCCAAATTTGCCGCCGACAACGTGGAAGAAATGGCAAAAGCGATGGGCGGCAAAGGAGGGTATGTCATTTATGTCGGTAGCCTGACCGTGCCACAACATAACCTGTGGGCAGATTTATTTGTTAAATACCAGAAAGAGCATTATCCGGAAATGTTTGAAGTGACCAGCCGTATGCCTGTCGCCGAGAGCATTGATGACTCACGCCGCACCACACTGGATCTGATGAAAGCACATAGCGACCTGAAAGGTATTGTGGCCTTCGGTTCACAAGGCCCAATTGGTGCAGGTCGCGCAGTGAAAGAGAAACGGGCGAAAAACAATGTCCACGTATTCGGCATGATGATCCCTTCTCAGGCAGCCTCGCTGATTAAAAGTGGTGATATCGCCATGGGTGTCACTTATGACCCAGGTTCTGCTGGATATGCACTGACTGCCGTTGCGGACAAAGTGCTTAAAGGTGAGAAGATCGAAACAGGCATGGAGATCCCAGGGGTGGGTAAAGCGGAGGTTGATCAGGATAAACACCTGATTCAGTTCCACAATGTGCTGCGAGTTACCAAAGATAACGTGGATTCCCTGTATTAA
- a CDS encoding response regulator transcription factor: protein MINVALIDDHVVVRSGFAQLLSLEEDIRIVGQFDSAAQAWPHLLRDPIDVAVLDIAMPNESGLSLLQRLRQQRPTFRAIILSIYDTNAFVQSAIDAGAGGYLTKRCGPHELVQAVRAVSSGGLYLCADALRALRHTPQPPKELQVLTPREKEIFDLLVNGLSVKTIAQQLTLSHKTVQVHRANILGKLHCDTTVELVHFALQHQLLAGS, encoded by the coding sequence ATGATTAACGTTGCGCTGATAGACGACCACGTGGTGGTTCGTTCCGGGTTTGCCCAGTTACTGTCGTTGGAAGAGGATATCCGTATCGTCGGCCAGTTCGACTCGGCAGCACAGGCATGGCCACACTTGCTGCGCGATCCGATCGACGTGGCGGTGCTGGATATCGCCATGCCGAACGAAAGTGGCCTTAGCCTGCTCCAGCGTTTACGCCAACAGCGTCCCACCTTTCGCGCCATCATTCTCAGCATCTATGACACCAATGCCTTCGTGCAAAGCGCGATTGATGCCGGGGCCGGTGGTTATCTCACCAAACGCTGCGGCCCCCACGAATTGGTGCAGGCGGTTCGCGCTGTCAGCAGCGGCGGGCTTTACCTGTGCGCGGATGCCTTGCGCGCGCTGCGCCATACTCCGCAGCCACCGAAAGAATTGCAGGTACTCACCCCGCGCGAGAAAGAGATCTTCGATCTGCTGGTCAACGGCCTGAGTGTGAAAACCATCGCCCAACAGTTGACCTTAAGCCATAAGACCGTGCAGGTGCACCGCGCCAATATTCTCGGCAAACTGCATTGCGACACTACCGTGGAACTAGTGCATTTCGCCCTGCAACATCAACTGCTTGCCGGGAGTTAG
- a CDS encoding MASE1 domain-containing sensor histidine kinase, whose translation MVRRLALSLFLALFFTLSWLALWTISLHLSHDGQQAVLLFPQGLLLALLILLPRRYWLTLLLAEAATLLWLHDQQLLSDRSVLLLPLLSLLPAWGTQRLWYRYHLYWQRLSLLLAAIAANALLCGLLAGVWLPSSISQTLLTSFTGGVLLVPFVYLIYTYLRQQLVTSMPVPRPSTPQLRTSLLLWCSLFLTMGICVQLAIAPEMERLLLIFIFLPNVFMAYRFGWQGGVLAALFGSVMITLTRQAGGAFQDLQELELFLSTQALLGIGLGIAISRQQQLAQKLQRYRQQLEQELVAKRHLMERLVGTEEEVRKAIARELHDEIGQNITAIQIQAMLVNRSATAPATRLAAEQIDSLSQRIHHTTRTLLRQLRPPVLEEMELDKALHHLADEFSFAEQGISFQLDYRLPATPDDETLVFTLYRVAQELLNNISKHACASHVHLSLTQTHQTITLEVRDDGQGMPLQPTSGFGLRGIEERVRALGGDWRLHRRNGTRIIVNLPTKLNKNPV comes from the coding sequence ATGGTGCGCCGCCTGGCGCTTTCGCTGTTTCTGGCGCTGTTTTTCACCCTCAGTTGGCTGGCCCTGTGGACCATTAGCCTGCACCTGAGCCATGACGGCCAACAGGCCGTGCTGCTGTTTCCCCAAGGGCTGCTGCTGGCGCTACTGATCCTGCTACCCCGGCGTTACTGGCTCACGCTGTTACTGGCGGAAGCCGCCACGCTGCTATGGCTGCATGACCAGCAATTGCTGAGCGACCGCTCGGTGCTGTTGCTGCCGTTGTTAAGCCTGCTACCAGCCTGGGGCACTCAGCGGCTGTGGTATCGCTATCACCTGTATTGGCAACGGCTGTCGCTATTGCTGGCTGCCATCGCTGCCAATGCGCTGCTGTGTGGGTTATTGGCGGGAGTCTGGCTGCCATCCAGTATCAGTCAAACCTTGCTGACCAGCTTTACCGGCGGCGTGCTGCTGGTGCCTTTCGTCTATCTGATTTATACCTACCTGCGCCAGCAACTGGTGACGTCGATGCCCGTTCCGCGCCCCTCAACACCACAATTACGCACCTCGCTACTGCTATGGTGTTCGCTGTTTCTCACCATGGGGATTTGCGTACAACTGGCGATCGCCCCGGAGATGGAGCGGCTGCTGCTGATCTTTATCTTTCTGCCCAACGTGTTTATGGCTTATCGCTTTGGCTGGCAAGGGGGCGTGCTGGCAGCGCTGTTTGGCAGCGTGATGATCACCCTCACCCGCCAGGCCGGTGGCGCGTTTCAGGATCTGCAAGAGTTGGAGCTATTCCTTTCTACCCAGGCGCTGTTGGGGATTGGGCTGGGGATTGCCATCAGCCGTCAGCAGCAATTGGCGCAAAAGCTACAGCGCTATCGCCAACAGTTGGAGCAAGAGTTGGTGGCCAAACGTCATCTGATGGAGCGGCTGGTGGGCACTGAAGAAGAGGTGCGCAAGGCCATAGCTCGCGAATTGCATGACGAGATCGGCCAGAATATTACCGCTATTCAGATCCAGGCAATGCTGGTGAACCGCAGCGCCACCGCCCCGGCCACCCGCCTGGCCGCAGAGCAAATCGATTCGTTGTCGCAACGCATCCACCACACCACCCGCACCCTGCTACGGCAACTGCGTCCACCGGTGTTGGAAGAGATGGAACTGGACAAGGCCCTGCATCACCTGGCCGACGAGTTTTCCTTTGCCGAACAGGGGATCAGCTTCCAGCTGGATTACCGCCTGCCAGCCACGCCAGATGATGAAACCCTGGTATTTACCCTCTACCGGGTGGCACAGGAGCTGCTCAATAACATCAGCAAACACGCCTGTGCCAGCCATGTGCATTTAAGCCTGACGCAAACCCACCAGACGATCACTCTGGAAGTGCGTGACGACGGCCAGGGCATGCCGTTGCAACCCACCAGCGGTTTTGGCCTGCGCGGTATTGAAGAGCGGGTGCGCGCATTGGGGGGGGATTGGCGGCTTCACCGGCGTAATGGCACGCGCATAATTGTTAACCTGCCCACAAAACTGAACAAAAACCCCGTCTGA
- the uhpC gene encoding MFS transporter family glucose-6-phosphate receptor UhpC has product MASATLTAEQISARYRYWRPRLMFSMIVGYGAFYLTRKSVSYAMPVMQLELGLDKGDIGLLGTLFYLAYGGSKFVSGIVSDRSQARWFMGVGLFITGVLNIVFAFCHSLTALLVVWTLNGFFQGWGWPPCAKMLTSWYSRNERGFWWGTWNTSISLGGAAVPLLSGYMASHYGWQAALLLPGAIGMLIGLWLCWQLCGKPQQQGLPSVGHWRRDPLELWQEQQSPAMPMRRMLFDTILRNPTIWLLGVSYILVYLIRIALNDWGNIWLAESHGVNLMKANATLSLFELGGLFGALFAGWGSDLLFRGLRAPMILLFSIGLFVTTTALWLAPLHHYGLLSACFFGLGFFVFGPQMLIGLAATEHCHKDAAGTVTGFLGLFAYLGAALAGWPLAQVLQHYGWYGFFALLALAATCVGLLLMPLLMAGQIRQE; this is encoded by the coding sequence ATGGCATCGGCCACGTTAACCGCAGAGCAAATCAGCGCTCGCTACCGCTACTGGCGACCACGCCTGATGTTTTCGATGATCGTCGGCTACGGCGCATTTTATCTGACACGCAAGAGCGTCAGCTATGCGATGCCGGTGATGCAGCTCGAACTGGGGTTGGACAAAGGGGATATCGGCCTGCTGGGTACGCTGTTTTACCTGGCCTATGGCGGCTCGAAGTTTGTCTCCGGCATCGTCAGCGATCGCAGCCAGGCCCGCTGGTTTATGGGCGTCGGGCTGTTTATCACCGGTGTGCTGAACATCGTGTTCGCCTTTTGCCATTCGCTGACGGCGCTGCTGGTGGTCTGGACGTTAAACGGTTTCTTTCAGGGCTGGGGCTGGCCGCCCTGCGCCAAGATGCTCACTAGTTGGTATTCGCGCAACGAGCGTGGCTTCTGGTGGGGTACCTGGAATACGTCGATCAGCCTGGGCGGTGCGGCCGTGCCATTGCTGTCCGGATATATGGCTTCGCACTACGGTTGGCAGGCTGCGCTGCTGCTGCCGGGAGCCATCGGGATGCTGATCGGGCTGTGGCTGTGCTGGCAACTGTGCGGCAAACCGCAGCAGCAAGGATTACCCAGCGTGGGCCACTGGCGGCGCGATCCGCTGGAGCTGTGGCAAGAGCAGCAAAGCCCGGCGATGCCGATGCGGCGGATGCTGTTTGACACCATTTTGCGCAATCCGACCATCTGGCTGCTAGGCGTGTCTTACATCCTGGTGTACCTGATACGCATTGCGCTGAACGATTGGGGCAACATCTGGCTGGCGGAGAGCCATGGCGTCAACCTGATGAAGGCCAACGCCACGTTGTCACTGTTTGAACTGGGTGGACTGTTTGGCGCGCTGTTTGCCGGGTGGGGATCGGATCTGCTGTTTCGCGGCCTGCGAGCACCGATGATCCTACTGTTTTCCATCGGACTCTTTGTGACGACGACCGCCCTGTGGCTGGCCCCGCTGCACCATTACGGGCTGCTTTCGGCCTGCTTTTTCGGCCTCGGCTTTTTTGTATTTGGGCCGCAGATGCTGATCGGGCTGGCCGCCACGGAACACTGCCATAAAGATGCGGCCGGTACCGTGACCGGGTTTCTTGGCCTGTTCGCCTACCTGGGGGCCGCGCTGGCCGGTTGGCCGCTGGCGCAGGTGTTACAGCATTACGGCTGGTATGGGTTCTTTGCCCTGTTGGCACTGGCGGCCACCTGCGTCGGTCTGCTGTTGATGCCGTTGCTGATGGCCGGGCAGATACGGCAAGAGTAA
- a CDS encoding ABC transporter substrate-binding protein, with product MKLTPLNTLLATTLALTALAGTVQAKGRLVIYCSATNAMCEEEAKVFGEKYDVKTSFIRNGSGSTLAKVDAEKKNPQADVWYGGTLDPQSQAGEMDLLEPYASPNLEQIMPQFRDPAKRKGNYSSAVYIGILGFGVNTDRLKEKNLPEPKCWKDLTNPIYKGEIQIADPQSSGTAYTALATFAQLWGEEAAFDYLKQLNGNISQYTKSGIAPARNAARGETTIGIGFLHDYSLEKEKGAPLTLVSPCEGSGYEIGGISILKNARNMENAKLFVDWALSKEAQELSWKKGQSYQILTNTTAETSPNSLKLDQLKLIDYDMDTYGASDMRKKLITKWVNDVKMGH from the coding sequence ATGAAATTGACACCTCTCAACACCCTGCTGGCCACCACGCTGGCGCTGACTGCCCTGGCCGGAACCGTGCAGGCCAAAGGCCGTCTGGTGATCTATTGCAGCGCCACCAACGCCATGTGCGAAGAAGAAGCCAAAGTCTTCGGGGAAAAATACGACGTCAAGACCAGCTTTATCCGCAACGGCTCTGGCAGCACCCTGGCCAAGGTAGACGCGGAGAAGAAAAACCCACAGGCTGACGTCTGGTACGGCGGCACGCTGGATCCGCAATCGCAGGCCGGTGAAATGGACCTGCTGGAGCCTTACGCCTCGCCGAACCTGGAGCAAATCATGCCGCAGTTCCGCGATCCGGCCAAACGTAAAGGCAACTACTCCTCTGCGGTGTATATCGGCATTCTCGGCTTTGGCGTCAACACCGATCGTCTTAAAGAGAAAAACCTGCCTGAACCCAAATGCTGGAAGGATTTGACCAACCCGATCTACAAAGGGGAGATCCAAATCGCCGATCCACAAAGCTCCGGCACGGCCTACACCGCACTGGCCACCTTTGCGCAGCTGTGGGGCGAAGAAGCCGCCTTTGATTACCTGAAGCAGCTCAACGGCAATATCTCGCAGTACACCAAGTCCGGCATTGCCCCAGCCCGCAACGCCGCGCGCGGTGAAACCACGATCGGCATTGGCTTCCTACACGACTATTCGCTGGAAAAAGAGAAAGGTGCACCTCTGACGCTGGTTTCCCCATGCGAAGGTTCTGGCTATGAAATCGGTGGTATCAGCATCCTGAAAAACGCCCGCAATATGGAAAACGCCAAGCTGTTCGTGGATTGGGCACTGTCAAAAGAGGCTCAGGAGCTTTCCTGGAAGAAGGGTCAGTCTTACCAGATCCTGACCAATACCACGGCTGAGACTTCCCCTAACTCGCTGAAGCTGGATCAATTGAAACTGATCGATTACGACATGGATACCTACGGCGCTTCCGACATGCGTAAAAAGCTGATCACCAAATGGGTTAACGACGTGAAGATGGGCCACTGA
- a CDS encoding ABC transporter permease has translation MSETITLRTAQGRDPIFYWLLLALAGFALLPSYSLDYGLLEATSEELLAAYGWSHAGLAMLWFAAPMLLVVRPQIATGREQRNRHLFDAGYALACGLLVFISAAATGTGMGFATLPLLVAMGAVITIALSRLEWLGGDRFVLGSLVAVIALIVLFIIYPSIAIFIPMFTDEAGAFAPLAFMQTLGQAHILQVIWNSFLLSVAVGIGCTFFGMVLAIYTTRIARRSAVIGRIFSILPIVTPPFVVGLGVTLMMGRSGYITELMVTWFGLTNTNWLYGFTGIWLAQVLAFTPMSFMILDGAIKTIHPSLEEASYTLRANRFQTFTQVFMPLLKPALANSFLIVIVQSLADFSNPLVLGGNFDVLATQIYFYITGAQLDYQAASTLGVVLLMFSLLVFCVQYMWIGKRSYVTISGKSNHGDVQPLPVTLVWGVSLMLYVWIAFNILLYGSIFYGSFTVNWGVDYTLTLDNFSKLFGQGFSDGAWPSLIDTLLYAGIAAPITAIFGLLVAYIVVRQQFQGKKVIEFSTMLCFAVPGTVAGVSYILAFNSAPVYLTGTAAIVIISMVMRNVPVGIRAGIAGLGQLDKSLDEASLSLRAGSLRTIVYILLPLLRPAILSALVYSFVRAMTTVSAIVFLVTPDTRVATSYILNRVEDGEYGVAIAYGSILIVVMLAIIFLFDALVGEARVARSKARNAA, from the coding sequence ATGTCTGAAACCATCACCTTGCGCACGGCGCAGGGGCGGGATCCCATTTTCTACTGGTTGCTGCTGGCGCTGGCAGGTTTCGCCCTACTGCCTTCCTACAGCCTGGACTACGGGCTGCTGGAGGCGACCAGCGAAGAGCTGCTGGCGGCCTACGGATGGTCACATGCAGGCTTGGCCATGCTGTGGTTTGCCGCCCCGATGCTGCTGGTTGTACGCCCGCAGATTGCCACTGGTCGCGAGCAACGCAACCGCCACCTGTTTGATGCCGGTTATGCCCTGGCCTGTGGGCTATTGGTATTTATCAGCGCCGCCGCGACCGGTACCGGGATGGGGTTCGCTACCTTGCCGCTACTGGTGGCAATGGGCGCAGTGATCACCATTGCACTCTCAAGGCTGGAATGGCTGGGTGGCGATCGCTTCGTGCTCGGCTCGCTGGTGGCGGTGATCGCCTTGATCGTGCTGTTTATCATTTATCCCAGCATCGCCATCTTTATCCCAATGTTCACCGACGAGGCCGGTGCCTTCGCCCCGTTGGCGTTTATGCAAACGCTCGGGCAGGCACATATCCTGCAGGTGATCTGGAACTCCTTCCTGCTGTCCGTGGCCGTCGGGATTGGCTGTACCTTCTTCGGCATGGTGCTGGCGATTTATACCACGCGTATCGCCCGCCGTTCGGCGGTGATTGGCCGCATCTTCTCGATCCTGCCGATCGTCACACCGCCGTTTGTGGTTGGCTTGGGCGTCACCTTGATGATGGGCCGCTCCGGCTACATCACCGAGCTGATGGTAACCTGGTTTGGCCTGACCAATACCAACTGGCTCTACGGCTTTACCGGGATCTGGTTGGCCCAGGTGCTGGCCTTTACCCCGATGTCATTTATGATCCTCGATGGGGCAATCAAGACCATCCACCCATCGCTGGAAGAAGCGTCCTACACGTTGCGCGCCAACCGCTTCCAGACCTTTACCCAGGTGTTTATGCCGCTGCTGAAACCGGCATTGGCCAACTCGTTCCTGATCGTCATTGTTCAGTCGTTGGCGGACTTCAGTAACCCGTTGGTCCTCGGCGGCAACTTCGACGTATTGGCCACGCAGATCTACTTCTACATTACCGGTGCGCAGCTTGATTATCAGGCAGCCAGTACGCTGGGCGTGGTGCTGCTGATGTTCTCGTTACTGGTGTTCTGCGTGCAGTACATGTGGATCGGCAAGCGTTCCTACGTGACCATTTCCGGCAAGTCCAACCACGGCGACGTTCAGCCGCTGCCGGTGACGCTGGTGTGGGGCGTCTCGCTGATGCTGTATGTCTGGATCGCCTTCAACATCCTGCTGTACGGCAGCATTTTCTACGGCAGCTTTACCGTTAACTGGGGCGTGGACTACACGCTGACGCTGGACAACTTCAGCAAACTGTTCGGCCAAGGCTTCAGCGACGGCGCATGGCCTTCCCTGATCGATACCTTGCTGTATGCCGGGATTGCCGCACCGATCACCGCCATCTTCGGCCTGCTGGTTGCCTACATCGTAGTACGCCAGCAGTTCCAGGGTAAGAAGGTGATCGAGTTCAGCACCATGCTGTGCTTCGCGGTGCCAGGAACCGTCGCCGGTGTTTCCTACATTCTGGCGTTTAACAGTGCACCGGTTTACCTGACCGGGACGGCAGCCATCGTGATCATTTCAATGGTGATGCGCAACGTGCCAGTGGGGATCCGCGCGGGTATCGCCGGTTTGGGGCAACTGGATAAGTCGCTGGATGAGGCCTCCCTCAGCCTGCGGGCCGGTTCGCTACGCACCATAGTGTATATCCTGCTGCCCTTGCTACGCCCGGCGATCCTCTCGGCGTTGGTCTACAGCTTTGTCCGTGCCATGACCACCGTGAGCGCCATTGTTTTCCTGGTTACGCCAGATACGCGCGTCGCGACGTCCTACATCCTTAACCGGGTCGAGGACGGCGAGTATGGCGTGGCCATCGCCTACGGCTCGATCCTGATCGTAGTGATGCTGGCGATTATTTTCCTGTTTGATGCCCTGGTTGGCGAAGCGCGGGTCGCGCGTTCCAAAGCCCGGAATGCGGCCTGA